A stretch of DNA from Diospyros lotus cultivar Yz01 chromosome 14, ASM1463336v1, whole genome shotgun sequence:
ttcttttctttcttttttttgtgtaacGCAGGAATTAGAGACGTAATACATAAGCCTTAGATAAAGAACTGGGCCCTCTTATAACTTGCGAGCAACCAACTAAACCAAGCAATCCAACTAAGTCGAGTTAATCTGGGTCAAAGAGCCGTGCTTGTTGCTCCCTGGAATCAAATACACAACTTTGTGGCATCCAACACCCAAATTCTACACGGCCGACCGCTTGATGATTTgcggtcaattttgtaaaattttgttataattataactcatgttttgattttaaattgatttaattaaatagttatatgcaatatatatataaatataatatataaacataatacatatacatatatccaTATGAGTGCATGCCATGggtaatacatataaatatataatatatgatatattattaatagCATACATTTTAATTGCATTACAGTGTGAAGCAGTGAAATTGGAGGCTCAAATCATTAAAGTCCACATTTAATTGCAAATTTGAATCAGGCCCAGCGCATGCCCCTTAAATTAGGCAGCCCAAGAGCAATATTAAATTGGAGAAGGCCCAGCCCATGCAATTCTCGGCAGTGAAGCACGCGGTCCCTCTTCTGCAATTAATCATCAATCCAAGGGTAATTTGGAGAGGGTgtgaggatatatatatatataaacaaggaGCCGCACAGTGAAAAACCCTAAGCCCCATCCgctattaaatttaaatttgattctagacaaacaaaaaaaaatattgccAGCAACTACAATGATCAATTTAAATGACCATAATGGTCAACCATAGTGATGTAATTGTACATCAAGAGTAACATGTTCAAATAGCCAACTTATTAAGATAGACTAAGATGCTAGTGGAGAAAATATGTTCAATtgaattttagattaattttaaaatcaacaAGTGTGGGAGAACAAAGTTGGGTTCTagcatttttactaaaaaaaaaataatgcataagTAACTTGGAAAAACATccaatatacacacacatatatatatacacgtacaATTTGTTCAAATGTTTACATTATGTAtacacatataaatacatataatatacacatatataaatacacgatatatatacacatacaattAACACTTCACAACATACAGCGACGATGATGGCAACGAACGACAATAACAGTGGTAAGGAATGACGACGACGATGGTAGTAGATGGCAGTGGCTCAATAGTGGATGACAACGATCAACAGTGGTCGACAACTTCTAGTAGCACATAGCAGCGGACGTGGGTTAGCATCGATGGCAGATAATGGCGGTGGGTAGTGCATAGTGGTGGGTGACGACAGCAGTGGGCAACAAAGGCAACGGATCGAGCAACAATGGTGGCCGATCGATTTAAGGATTTTGCTATTTTGCACTTTACCAAAGATGGAGGAGAAAAAATACGCTTTATTGGTTATCtcaaatttagagacgaaataTTTCGTCCCTAAAATCCCATCTTTATTCAAATTAGGAACCAGCATGCAGGTAAATCGTCAACTCATAATCCACCCACAGCATTAGATTGATACCTTCGCTCAAGAAGCTAATGCAGGAACACACAACAATCGTCGATGCCCACCATGTGTTTGTGGTGGTGTTTGTAGTAGATTTGCTGTAAAGAGagatgagaagaagagggaaaagaCCAATTCTACACTGCCCAACTCCCCTTATTGACAACCTTACTGAAATCAAATTTGCACGATATTTTGGCTTTCAAAATATCACCACTTTTccctttttcccatttttccctTATCAAAAGAAGCGCCAACTTTGCAATATTTTCGAGCAAATCATTTTCAAGCAGAGCACAAcctcattctttcttcttcttcctccttcctcaTCGTCGATAGCCACAACCTGCCACAACCTTCTAGATTAtcttatgaaaaatgttaaaatgccaATAATTAACTAGCACAAACACTTGAGAACAATTGGATGAATCTGAAAAATTAATCGGctaagaaaaatacaaataaatactTATTTTAACTCATgcctttaattaatttgacaaAGGAACAAAGATTGCCAGAAAGCTTTGAAGGGTCGCCGGAGACACTCACGCAcgcgcaagagagagagagaaagagagaaagagagagagagagagagcgaccCAATAGATACCGACAGTCGTCCGTCCCTCCACCTTCGGAGACGTAGCCCCCCTTTGggtcgttctctctctctctttctctctctctctctctctctctctccctccctccctctttcCCTCACTAGAACTTGATCGACTACAACGACTGCACCGCCTCCACTTCTAGTTGTCAGTTCGTTCTCCCGATTGTCGGTACAttactcttcttttctttgtggTTCTCTTTCGCTTTTGGCTTTTTTTTGGATCAAATCCTACTAGGGGTTTTGGGTCTATGCATATGTTGTTCATAATCCAAAGTCTACCACAATGTTCTTTCTACCTTGTTCTGTTCATTACAAACCtcatattttctaaatcttcaaTCAATAACTTATTGACATGGCCTTGAATTCCTAATCTTCTACAATTGATTCCAAATGAAGTCCAGTATGAAAACAAGACTATTATCAATGGTGGCCACGTCGAACTCTCTGACAAGAATAAGGAGTTCTTAAGAGAAAGAGGTCACCATCTCGGGGCAAGATCCGATTGAGCTATCTGCCAACTTGTGGTTCAAACTCTTGACAAGCCCATGAACATGATGGAGAGAAAACGTTCAAGGAAAAATATGCAATATTGTTGAAGGGTTAAGGGTAATTTTGTCGGAGCAATTTGCTTCAATAAGGCCATCAGTAAGAGGAGTTGGGCAGTGTAGAATTGCTTGAGGGGGGCAATTCTACACTGCCCGACTCCTCTTACCGACGGCcttatcaaaatcaaatttgtgcgatattttgacttttaaaatatcatcacttttcccttttttccatttttccctTATCAAAAGAAGCACCAACTTTGCAATATTTTCAAGCAAAGCATTTTCAAGTAGATCACaacttctttcttccttttttttcctccttcaaGGGAAAATGGGAAAGATAGAAAAACGTATAGAGTCATTACAATTTTCATGTCACGTCATCATTTTAACGGTAACAAACACTAACGACATtctataattgaaataaaaaaataagtttattgtgtgaattaaaaaaattaaaattttgttctaaattttgaaattatgttaaaaattCAGTATTTTGTGTAATTTACCCTATAAAAAACTAGGGGTGTGAAATAGtcaaatttgataatttgaAACGTGTTTTCTAAACCAAACTACCATTTCCTTGAAATCACTTAAAGCATAACTAAAcggtttgaataattttaactataacaattaattaaaaagaaagggagaatatcaacaataataatattttttatgtttataaaaAAACTTGGGAGTTCTTAATTAACCAACCTACAAAAGTTACTAATTTAGAAGGTTGAGAGtgagataaaaatattcatgCCATTTTGattgtttccaaaattttactcctgcccaataaataaaaatttccgAGTTTATTActtacaattaattaaaattaatattttgactaaataaaaaattcaaattataaagAACTTagttatatttgaaatttgagtAAACGACTATTTTTATTGTGATTcgataatttatcaatttaggattttagatttttcaatttaaaataatttggtataattattttaagtgatttaatttgtgttttttcttattcattctTAGGCAAAACTACCAAACTTTTGAAAATCCCACCCATCTACCACCACCCACCAAagagtgcaattttgtgcacCTCTTTTAACGGGAATAAcgtaatttcttttaattttgagaataaaaaaGTCATTTGGGAAGTCTCTCTCCTCAAAAACTCAccatatttctctctcttctcttcctcccACCGTTGACTCTCTCATCGCCATTTCGCCTCTCATCGTtgtattctctctttctttttattgtcTCATCTCTTGTTACCTTATCGTCTTGCCTTTTCTTTGTTGTGTGTCGATTATCATTGTATTCTCTCTTATTGATGATGAGACAGGATAGCGAGTTAAGGCGAAGATGATAACAAGGGATTTGTTGgagaagaatagaaaaaaataataataaagaaaaaatgaaagagaatgaTCTTAACTATTTAAAATTGATGAGTCCCTCACAAAAGTAGTGGACAAAATTGCAGTCCCCGCCAAGTACCCAAACCTGCCAACCGGAAATCACCACAACCACCAAATTATAGATCACCCACCAAACCCCCCAAATCTCAATCCCCAATTCACCACCACAAGCCACCACCACCAGTCCATGACCAACACAAAGTAGTactgtttaaaaaaaaaatctcaaagtTACCAATACAATCCGTAGTCTTATgttaaaataatacatataatcgAAATATCACAttatcatatgtattattataatttatatatatattattacatatataaaatttttaaaatacatcaCTGcgtcaaaaaaataataataataataatatccgCTCGCAAAAATATTCTGTTGCCCGCGTCGGGCAACAGTTATCATCAAGAGAGGGGGTTAATTAAGTCGTACCCCTTGCCCGCCCGACACGTCGGGCAACAGAACATTGTCATTTCACAATTATCATCAACGGTAGTGGAGCCAATTCACAGCACGCGGAAAAGGCAGTGTGGACTGGAAACCATAAAGTCGGTTCTGACTCTGATGAGTTGGCAAAATCTCAGAGGCTGTACTATTAGgaccattttatttttctattattattattatattatccaATTCCATAAAACCAactaaataaattgaaaaaaaaatacaaaaacatatCCAATCaggattttctttctttattatcCGCCAAAAATTACAGGGCCAGGGTGACACGTGGAGAAAAGCGCGACGTTCACGCGCCGGCCTCCCCTCTCCTGCCATGACCATATATCAATCCCACCCAAAAAGAGACCCGACCTTATCctcttatttaaattatgtggcGAGCCAGGCCATTACCTACCTCGTCAACATCACTTACACCGTCGGATTCGAATTCATCAAACTGCCGGTTTTTCAATCTACGGTCCACAATCAACTGCTGTTTTCTATAAACCTCATCAAGTTATTGGTTTTTTTGGGGTTTCGGTCTCAATTTTcgatttcaagttttcaactttcaaacttttgctttttcCTCGCCTTTTTCTTTTCCGAGGCTATCCCTCTGTCTCTCTTTATCTCTCCACAATGGATTGTATGCTGTGTCAATGTAATATGTAGAAGGGGAGGAAGCACCTCGACGAGCAAAGAGCAAACCAGAAATAAAGAGCcaaatttgaagaagaaaaaaaggggagaaacaaatCCAGGAATCGTTTGGAATAGTTACGAATCGATTTGGCATTGAATTGGAATACCAGTATGTTATTGTCgccgtcttcttcctcttcttcttctgcttcgaTTCATCGTCGTCGCGGTGGGGGATCTGTGTTACAGAGAAAATCAGCTGTGTTTTCTTCTCGGATTGGGGCTTTTCCGTCTCCAAGGCTTGTGAGGAAGGTTTCTCTCAGATCTTTATCACTGTCGTCATCGTTCTCTTCATCCGCCAGCGGTTTTCATGGCCGTAGATTTCTAGGTCTTCAAGGGGAACTTGAAAGCAACAGGAAAACTggaccttcttcttcctccttttccATTAATTCACAGGTTTGTACCTCCAACTTCTCTTCCAAGTTTTCTTTTTGCCTTTTCTCAAATATATAGACATCTGCGAGTTTTCCTTTCCTTATCTTCTCTTTCCGTGGATCTGGAGTAAAATTCCCTTTCGCACAAACACTTACCGCAGTATTTGTAATTCGGGTGATTTGAGCAGTTGATCTCGGGAGTCATTGGGAAATCCCTGAAATGGTGGGAGAAAGGGCTTCAACCCAACATGAGAGAAGTAAAAGGGGCCCAAGAGCTTGTGGACTCCCTCCTGAACGCCGGAGACAAACTGGTGGTCGTCGATTTCTTCTCTCCCGGCTGTGGAGGCTGCCGAGCCCTTCACCCCAAGGTATTCAATCCCTAATTTTCTTCACCCCATTCATCGTCGGTTCTTTATGTTGTTAAACCTGGTGGAAAACTTTGATTCGTTATAAGCTTCTACATAAGAAATTATAGATGAAAATGACGGGTGATCTAAAATTTAGGAAGCCGACCTTACATGATAGAATAAAAGTTTGGggatgttattgttattgttgttgtttatttgTTCAATCCCTAATTTTACTTCGGATTTAAAAGTGGATTTGTTAAGCGTTGGTTCTTGGATTTGCAGATTTGTCAATTGGCAGAGATGAACCCAGATGTGCAGTTTCTGCAGGTGAACTATGAGGAGCACAAATCCATGTGTTACACGCTTAACGTCCATGTTCTACCCTTCTTCCGTTTCTATAGAGGCGCTCATGGTCGTCTTTGCAGCTTTAGCTGTACAAACGCCACAGTGAGTTCACATTTTTTCGCCCTCTTAGGTTGATTTCCCTTATTTTGTGGGGTTCGCTCGAAGTTTAGTATGTGTAGAAGTATAGATACAGAGGGAACTCGGTATGGGTTTTAAAAGCTTCGGTATGATGTGTTTATGAATAACATCTACCCGCCAGGAATTATTCTTATTGTGAAAATGTTGCCCACCAAAAGGGAACTTCTAGATTGAGGTTGTCTGTTCGATCTATCTATTGATCCATGGATCGGGATTATAGTTCAAAGACACTACATCGGTATGGTCCTCTTGGTTTGAAGCCGGCTCACTATCTCATTTTGAAAGATAAACTTATTAACTGATTATGTCTGAACTAAAGTGTGTATtgttctctttttcttcatagATCTTGAGCCCAGTTTTATTTGCCATTTCTTTTGTTTGGGTCATGGGCAGATCAAGAAATTCAAGGACGCGTTGGCAAAGCACAGCCCCGATCGATGCAGCCTGGCACCGATAAAAGGGCTGGAGGAAAAAGAGCTGCTTGCTCTTGCCGCCAACAAAGACCTCTCCTTCACCTACACCCCAAAGCCCAAGCAACCGGACCTTCTTCCTGCCAGGGAAGAGGCAGTGACAGAGTCAGAGAGAGCACCGGTGCACGCTATCCATTTTGAGGCAGAGCATCCAGTGCTGCTTCCTCTTCCATCAAGGCGAAGTTCAACTGCAGCTCAAGAAACCCTGGTTGCATCCGGAAGATAGTCTCTTGAGTTAAGAGGAACTTTTTGTCGCCGGCATCATCTTCATGCCATGCCATTCCGGCTTGTTGTACAGATTTGGTTCAAGTTAGGTGTGTTGCCTGTAAAAAATATGTCAGGTGAGAGTGAACAAAATTACAGTTTAatgtcaaatatataaatatatgtatttgctTGCTTCCCCCATTAAGAAGATCGAAGGCCGGTGGATTTAGTTTTTTGGGATCCAAACCTTAGAGATTCTGGGGGAGTGTGTAGGGAAAAACAAGTGGATTGTATCGTTTGGTTTTTTGGTTTCAGTTTGTGGGCAAGGCAGCTCGTCCTTCCTCTTCCAAGAATTATTATGCatacattacattacatatGACCGACCTGCGTTCTAAGTTGAATAAGTGGTTGAGTGGCATTATTGAAGGTTGGTTGGTTTTCTCTCTGTATTCTTTAGAAATTTCTCAGGTTTCTTATGAttgtttctctcatttttctgcCCCCTTTTTCTCAGCTTCTCTTGTTGATATTTGTCCTGCATCCAGGAAAGGATGAGGATTTTTCAGATTTCCTAGAATCTTTCCTTAATTGTTATGTCTTCAAATATATTTCCTAAAAAGATTAAAAGTGGTGCTCACTGAACATAAGGAACATGAGAGTTAGTgtcttaatttcttttgcattgcGTTTTGAGAGTGAGGTGGGATGAATTTGTTTTCCaatgttaaaattttgtgtttggtaaaaaattttaaattgattgtGAGGGGAGATTGAAGGCTAAAGttcaatttcataattttattttagtgagaatgagtttgaattttttttttaattttatttcttttatattaaataaaataaaatttaattcttcatatgtctcaataaaaatttatttacatttatatatacaatatatttattttcatattacttataaatatttttttatattttgtacataaatttgttataatatactttatatataatttaattaattaatgaaaataataataatgtcctttttaatcatttaacattttaattcaactcaattttagtattttactaAATAGTTATTGAAATTTATGtcaacttaataattttatacatttaaatgAAAGTTAAAAGAGTATAGattgtttgaatttgaaaaacaaaaaatattgaagCTTGGATGGGGATGAACATCTCTTGCGTGGAGTTGAATTACTTTTTAAGTATtgtttaaaaacaaatgagatatgataatattacaaaaatattataattatatataataaacataataattaaaaatgtagAATTCATATATCAAGCCTTATCTATACATACATACGTGGCATCTTCTTCACTCGTCACTTGTGATCCGATGTGATGTGTACATATTACTATTGAAATGAAGTTTTGCTCAATTTGCTTCTGAATACTCAGTCTATGAATTGGCATCTAGTCATtgttaaaatatcatttaataatacgaaaataattaaatttaaaatggatgcagcagcagcagcagctatCCTTGGACTGGACTGACTCTTATGTACAGATTTTTTGCCCACCCACCCTCCGCCCCCAATTGGATGAATAGCCATGGTGTCGTGCCAAAGCAGATTACACGAAGGAAGGATGATTGAAAGCAAAGCATGAAAGGGAGTTGGGAACAGAACGAACGATCTGTCTGGAGTCTGGACTGGTGTTGGGTCGGAGGAGGAGCCGATTGATTGCTGCCTTTGCTTTGTCTCTGTCTTTGGCTTTGGGTCTGTCTGTGattgtgaagaagaagagcgCGACGTGGCGGCAGCCagccttctccttctccttcgcCTTCGCCTTCGCGTTTTGGGATGAAATGCTTCTTATTGGGcattaatctaatctaatctaatcttgGCCTCCCACGCGTCCCATGGATCAAGTCAGCTGGTGCCTAGTGGTGATGAT
This window harbors:
- the LOC127790402 gene encoding thioredoxin-like 1-1, chloroplastic, which codes for MLLSPSSSSSSSASIHRRRGGGSVLQRKSAVFSSRIGAFPSPRLVRKVSLRSLSLSSSFSSSASGFHGRRFLGLQGELESNRKTGPSSSSFSINSQLISGVIGKSLKWWEKGLQPNMREVKGAQELVDSLLNAGDKLVVVDFFSPGCGGCRALHPKICQLAEMNPDVQFLQVNYEEHKSMCYTLNVHVLPFFRFYRGAHGRLCSFSCTNATIKKFKDALAKHSPDRCSLAPIKGLEEKELLALAANKDLSFTYTPKPKQPDLLPAREEAVTESERAPVHAIHFEAEHPVLLPLPSRRSSTAAQETLVASGR